One genomic region from Phycisphaerae bacterium encodes:
- a CDS encoding TraM recognition domain-containing protein: MRDAYEGLQIFGATGAGKSTSSGKAALHAFLKMGIGGLILTTKTDDASVYLKACLDAGRLGDVRVITTGERDYVFYRSKVERFNFLNRELTRAGPGGGLTHNLVYMLGTVAEVGSGRSSRGKADPFWDFARDEMLVQAIEILTFARGRLTLPELYEFVSTAPSTPAMLEAEVRRAESKQPGKLSFAYECLRDAQTKLMQRQVPDAKYRDLLQAAIYWQRRFPTMGARTQSSIIAHFTGIAMALLSSPIREIFCSDQPDTIQPSDTFTDDTIIIIDLPVKEFHHVGRYTQAVFKYAWQMDLERRDISVHPKPTFLFADESQNFVTSFDAQFQSTARSKRACTVYLTQNLCSYIDEMGGPSAEPAVMSLLGNLNTRVFHSQGDSQTNDYASRLAGRAWRIRRNRSYTQGSDGIAKSIFQPSSPSHTRGMNEEVIDKVLSETFTRFRTGGRANDFKVDAMIFQSGRTWNGPLAENYLMHTFEQML; encoded by the coding sequence TTGCGGGATGCTTATGAGGGACTGCAAATTTTTGGAGCCACCGGCGCGGGCAAGTCCACATCGAGCGGAAAAGCCGCTCTCCATGCTTTTCTAAAAATGGGGATTGGCGGGCTCATTCTAACAACCAAAACGGATGACGCTTCAGTTTACCTCAAGGCGTGCCTGGATGCTGGCCGTCTGGGGGACGTGCGAGTCATCACAACGGGTGAACGCGACTATGTTTTCTATCGTTCCAAGGTTGAGCGGTTTAATTTTCTCAATCGTGAATTGACTCGCGCCGGACCGGGCGGCGGGCTCACACATAACCTCGTCTATATGTTAGGAACGGTCGCGGAGGTGGGGTCCGGCCGGAGCAGCCGGGGAAAAGCTGATCCTTTCTGGGATTTCGCCCGCGACGAAATGCTGGTGCAGGCTATAGAAATTTTGACGTTTGCGCGCGGCCGGCTGACGTTGCCGGAATTGTACGAATTTGTCAGCACCGCTCCCAGCACGCCTGCGATGCTGGAGGCTGAAGTTAGACGCGCTGAAAGCAAACAGCCGGGCAAGTTGTCGTTCGCTTACGAGTGTCTGCGAGATGCTCAAACGAAACTGATGCAACGACAAGTGCCGGATGCAAAATATCGCGATCTGCTTCAAGCCGCGATTTACTGGCAGCGACGTTTTCCCACAATGGGAGCGCGGACCCAGTCGTCGATCATCGCGCACTTCACCGGCATTGCGATGGCGCTGTTGTCGTCTCCGATACGCGAGATCTTCTGTAGCGATCAGCCCGATACGATTCAGCCGTCCGACACATTCACGGATGATACGATCATAATCATTGATTTGCCCGTGAAGGAGTTTCACCACGTCGGCCGCTATACACAGGCCGTGTTCAAATATGCCTGGCAAATGGATTTGGAGCGAAGAGATATTTCCGTACATCCCAAGCCAACTTTCCTATTTGCCGATGAGTCTCAGAATTTCGTAACCAGTTTTGACGCACAATTCCAAAGTACGGCGAGAAGCAAACGCGCGTGTACGGTCTATCTCACGCAAAATCTATGCAGCTATATCGACGAAATGGGTGGTCCCAGCGCCGAGCCGGCCGTGATGAGTCTGCTCGGTAATCTCAACACGAGAGTCTTCCACAGTCAGGGTGATTCTCAAACGAATGATTATGCGTCGCGCTTAGCTGGTCGTGCCTGGCGAATCAGGCGTAATCGCTCTTATACCCAAGGCTCCGATGGGATTGCCAAGTCCATTTTCCAGCCGAGCAGTCCGTCGCATACACGCGGCATGAACGAAGAAGTTATAGATAAGGTGCTATCAGAGACGTTCACACGCTTTCGAACCGGCGGTCGAGCCAATGACTTCAAAGTCGATGCGATGATCTTTCAAAGCGGGCGTACGTGGAACGGACCGCTGGCCGAAAACTACCTCATGCACACTTTCGAGCAAATGCTATGA
- a CDS encoding VWA domain-containing protein, translating to MIEEYVKTNDPDVNRDPRVPLVLLLDTSSSMEGEKIAQLNAGLHVLRDALMEDPYAQRRVDLAIVTFGGTVATATPFTMAPEFDPPMLSAAGNTPMGTAILQGIDIALGRLAYYQNHKLPKAFVPWVFLITDGEPTDSYERAAARVRQLDSGERPQLQFFAVGVDGANMRKLAEISRRPPVMLNGVNFRDFFLWLTISLSRVSQTQTGVSIQTPAVTFGTVYA from the coding sequence ATGATTGAAGAATATGTCAAAACAAATGATCCAGATGTAAACCGTGATCCGCGAGTGCCGCTCGTTCTTCTCCTTGATACATCAAGCTCGATGGAAGGCGAGAAGATTGCGCAATTGAACGCGGGACTTCATGTGCTTCGCGACGCGTTGATGGAAGATCCGTACGCGCAACGGCGTGTGGACCTCGCGATTGTCACGTTTGGTGGAACTGTTGCGACAGCCACTCCATTCACGATGGCTCCTGAGTTCGATCCGCCGATGCTTAGCGCGGCGGGGAACACACCAATGGGGACAGCAATTCTCCAGGGCATCGACATCGCATTAGGGCGGCTTGCCTACTATCAGAACCACAAATTGCCGAAAGCCTTCGTTCCGTGGGTGTTCCTGATCACGGACGGGGAGCCGACAGACTCGTACGAAAGAGCCGCGGCGCGCGTGAGACAACTCGACTCCGGTGAGCGGCCCCAGCTTCAATTCTTCGCTGTCGGCGTCGATGGCGCCAACATGCGGAAGCTCGCAGAAATCTCCCGCCGCCCGCCAGTTATGCTGAACGGCGTTAACTTTCGCGATTTTTTTCTGTGGCTCACGATCAGCTTGAGTCGAGTGTCGCAGACGCAGACCGGCGTCAGCATTCAGACCCCAGCCGTCACTTTTGGAACGGTGTATGCATGA
- a CDS encoding protein phosphatase 2C domain-containing protein, whose translation MTLWKFIGHSVAGVSHERHDIACQDAAIMRSRTLPTGERYLLLACADGMGSARMAAHGSKIACSALVEVVERSTARCSSCDELMTETYARTWFDEVHRALEDEAELLGCPIRDLACTLLFALCGPKGSVFGQLGDGVIVARANDGIRQVFWPMQGEFANVTYTMTNREQIESACICSLENVDGVILSTDGMQYFLLDYPKESVDAAFASGLFRWLRETECPEQRKTEIDAFLRSARVTQRTDDDTTLVIAVRASDAA comes from the coding sequence ATGACCCTGTGGAAGTTCATAGGACATTCGGTCGCGGGCGTGTCACACGAGCGCCATGACATCGCGTGTCAAGACGCCGCGATAATGCGAAGCAGGACTCTTCCCACGGGCGAGCGTTATCTGCTGCTGGCCTGCGCCGATGGGATGGGTTCGGCACGGATGGCTGCTCATGGGTCGAAGATAGCTTGCTCCGCACTGGTTGAGGTGGTCGAACGCAGCACGGCCCGGTGCAGCAGTTGCGATGAACTGATGACGGAGACCTATGCGCGAACATGGTTCGACGAGGTTCACCGGGCTCTTGAGGACGAAGCGGAATTGCTGGGATGTCCGATTCGCGATCTTGCCTGCACGCTACTGTTTGCCTTGTGCGGGCCGAAGGGCTCGGTCTTCGGGCAGCTAGGCGACGGTGTAATCGTCGCGCGAGCGAATGACGGAATCCGGCAGGTGTTCTGGCCGATGCAGGGAGAATTCGCAAACGTCACCTATACCATGACCAACCGCGAACAAATCGAATCAGCCTGCATATGCTCGCTCGAAAACGTGGACGGCGTGATTCTCAGCACCGATGGGATGCAGTATTTCCTGCTCGATTATCCAAAGGAATCCGTTGATGCCGCGTTTGCATCGGGGCTGTTTCGATGGCTTCGGGAAACGGAATGCCCGGAACAGCGGAAAACGGAGATCGACGCATTCCTGCGGTCGGCGAGAGTTACGCAGCGAACGGATGATGACACGACGCTCGTGATAGCAGTTAGAGCTTCCGATGCCGCTTGA
- a CDS encoding DUF1580 domain-containing protein, protein MIDVNLETMIPLSKACRVVNPGRPVHTATIWRWIKKGVAGARLEAIRIGGVHYTSHEAIARFLKSLNADKPSAVPEPPDRQAEKAMEQLAALGC, encoded by the coding sequence ATGATCGACGTAAATCTTGAAACAATGATTCCGCTTTCCAAGGCGTGCCGAGTCGTCAATCCAGGACGGCCGGTACACACGGCAACTATTTGGCGGTGGATAAAGAAAGGTGTCGCTGGAGCTAGACTCGAAGCGATCCGGATCGGTGGCGTGCATTACACGTCGCACGAGGCGATCGCGCGGTTTCTCAAGAGTCTCAACGCCGATAAGCCGAGCGCGGTGCCGGAACCGCCGGATCGACAAGCCGAAAAGGCAATGGAACAACTTGCCGCGCTCGGTTGCTGA